Proteins encoded within one genomic window of Acipenser ruthenus chromosome 32, fAciRut3.2 maternal haplotype, whole genome shotgun sequence:
- the LOC117395154 gene encoding cocaine- and amphetamine-regulated transcript protein, which produces MDSFTVRTALCLGICLSILVIACQGQTGLEDGTQSQEEQYPQQRYAARELVDALEGLLENNSDTIAVEKKASQIPRCDVGERCALKYGPRIGKLCDCLRGAACNTFLLRCY; this is translated from the exons ATGGACAGCTTCACAGTGAGGACGGCTCTCTGTCTGGGCATCTGCCTATCTATTCTCGTCATTGCCTGCCAGGGACAGACGGGACTCGAGGACGGAACACAATCACAGGAGGAGCAGTATCCTCAGCAGAGATATGCAGCCCGAGAACTG GTAGACGCGTTGGAAGGGCTGCTGGAGAACAACAGCGACACAATTGCAGTGGAGAAGAAGGCCAGTCAGATCCCGCGG TGTGATGTTGGCGAGCGATGTGCCCTTAAATACGGGCCCAGGATCGGCAAACTATGCGACTGTCTCCGGGGTGCCGCGTGCAACACCTTCCTCCTGAGGTGCTACTAA